In Osmia lignaria lignaria isolate PbOS001 chromosome 13, iyOsmLign1, whole genome shotgun sequence, the DNA window tttttgcacaTGTACATTTTTGCAGTTTAAAGTATTAAGAATTGCAAAACAATTGTATTACCTTCACATTAAGGCATATTTTTTATATAGCCATTTAAATGTAAAGCATATAAAGCAGAAAAAAATGAGTGCtttgttaaaaagaaatgataataaTTCAGATCATGCTATAGCAGGGGCTGCTAGTGGTTTTATAACAAGGTTTTGTTGTCAACCTTtagatgttataaaaattagatTTCAGGTAAAAACTTCATGTATGTTACATGTGCTAAAAGTTGATGTATAATTGCATTCACATTATAAACATCTTTAATATTGTATATAGTTACAAGTTGAACCAATTACTGATCATCATGTTAGTAAATACCAGTCTTTAGTTCaagcattttatttaataactaaaGAAGAAGGTCTTTTTGCACTTTGGAAAGGACATGTTCCTGCACAATTACTTTCTATTGTATATGGAATGAGTCAGGtagtaatattaaaaaatttgtttttacaGGTAATATTGTTCAAAGTTTTCATTGACTAATTAAAGGGGTAGTTATACTGATTAACAATTTGGTAATTATTGTGATATTTGAATGAATACTGCTTTAAACAAATGACACTCATGTAACATGAgataaattatattgttatatGAAAACTTTAAACAACATTAGCtgcattatcattttatttgaaCTTCTTGTATAAGtatagaaattataatattgacACTTTACAGTTCTATTCATTTCATATGTTCATGAAAGTAACAGACAGTTTTCCACCATTGAATGAATGGATATATTCAACAAAATTTGTAGCTGGAGCAGGTGCTGGTTTGGTTGCTACAGTTATATCATTTCCTTTTGACACCATAAGAACTAGATTAGTGGCACAATCAAGTAAGCATCAAGTATATAAGGGAATTTTTCATTCTTGCAGGCAAGTTTCAAACGAATAGTTACTTTTTATAAACATActcttaaaattattatataaaatgtattttcaGTTGTATTGTGCGACATGAATCTCCAAGGGTCTTCTTTTATGGATTACTACCATCATTATTGCAAATTGCACCACATACTGGGTTGCAATTTGCATTTTATGGATTTTTTactgatatttataaaaaatattataatgaaacagataataatttttataactcTATGATGTCAGGTAGTGCAGCTGGGTTATTAGCTAAAACTGCAATATATCCACTTGATCTTAGTAGAAAAAGATTACAAATACAAGGGTTTAAGCATGGTAGAACAGGTTTTGGCACATTTTTTGAGTGCAAGGGTCTTATAGATTGTTTAAAAGTTACATTTAAGAAAGAGGGAGTAAAAGGGCTGTTTAAAGGTTTAGTACCAAGTCAATTAAAAGCAGCTGCAACAACTGCATTGCATTTTACCGCATATGAACAAAGTTTAGTAGCAATACAAGCATTAAGATCATATGTTTCCAAAAAGTAGTCATAATATTGATGAATAATAGTACAATATTAGAATATATTATTGATTGTTATATGTACaaatttatgtatatatgttAATATAACTTGCATTTGTACAAAAAACTAAATTATATAGATAAACAAAGACATATATACAAaactaatttattttttgtatatattcCAATATGTATTTAGTagattgattaatttttatacttaaGAATACACTTTGTATTTATAGTTGTAGTGGAGAAGGCATTTCATTTGGTTTTCCTTGCAAGACCGCAATTATATTTTTAGCGGTAATTTTTGACATTTCCTCTCGTGTTTCTGTAGCAGCACTACCAATATGGGGTAGTATCactataatagaaaaaattaatcaGTTTAATCATGAATTCATTGATGTTTCAGTTTCATACTTACCACAATTATCTAAAGTCAGTAATTCACTGTTTAATGGAATTGGTTCAGGAGTCATAACATCTAAGCCTGCAGCTCTAATGGTTCCATTTTTTAAAGCTTCTACTAGAGCAGGTTGATCAACAACCTCGCCTCtactaatatttataaatatagcagatcttttcattttatgaaaTGTACTTTTATTAAACATCTGCTTTGTTTCTGATGTTAGAGCTGTTGTGACAATTACAAAGTCACTGTTTTGTAACAGTGCATCAAATTCTACTTTCTCCCCTCCAAATTCAGATGCTTCTGGCTTAATAGTTCTACTTGTATATAATATTTTGGCAACATTAAAGCCTTTGACACATTTTGCTACTTGTCTACCAATGCGACCTAATCCTACTATTCCAACTGTAGATCCAGATAAACCAGGACCACACATCCAAGTCGGTGACCATGCTTTCCATTCACCCCTATGAATCATATTTTAAACAAGAATATTTaaacaagaaaatttaatatttattaaagataTATTCTGTTTCATACTTGTAAATAGCTCTGTTTGCTTCTATTAATCTTCTAGATGTAGCTAAAAGTAATCCCATAGTTAATTCAGCTGTTGCATCAGTTAAAATGCCAGGAGTGTAACCAACTTTAATATTCCTTTGTTTTAAAGCCTTTAAATCCAAATGATCAACACCAACTGACATAGATGCAACAACTTTTAATTGTGGACCTGCTGCTTCTAGAACTTCATTGTCTATTTTGTCAGTTAGTAGACAATAAACACCATCtacattttgtatttttgatagTAATACAGATCTAGGAATTGGTTCAGGTTTTTCCCATAAAATAACATCATATCTGAAATCAAATAGGAAAAGTATTAAAATCAATGCAACAATGAAATTTGATGTATTTTTTTGATAAGTTTAAGATATAAGAATAAAAcacttatttaaatatttagcaAATATTAACATATTGTATTTATGTACAGCACGTGTATGATTtgtgtatgtatatgtgtaaatgtaactaaataaaaaatgattaagaCGAAGAAAAAATAGTACTTACTGTTCTTTAAGCAAATTTAATCCGGTAGTTGGAATATCTGGACGTGTAACTAAAACTTTTGGTCGACtcatttttattgaattaatagCCGTGGAAAACTTCGAACTGTTACGGGTAAAGATTTTGTGAGCGATTAAACGTAGCGAACTTTGACTTGACTGACAAAAGAAAGTAAAGTTAAATAACATCGTGTTCTTTTTCAATAacaatgtaatattaatattgtctccTATTTTTGTTCATAAGTTTCGGTATCCGGTAATATGAATTGGTAGTAAAGATATAACCTCACGGCTGAtgattatatacatttttatgtaaaattgatatatttaaattaaagctGTTTATTAAAGCTGATAATACAGttatttgatattattatatatcagttttttaaattaaaaaataatactttattCACATTGATATATAGTAAGTTATATTATCAATAAATAGGAActtcaattttgtttaaattagaACACTTTGAGTGTTCATAATTTTGTTTAGCCGCCAAAATGGTATTTTTCATTAACATTGCTACAGTCATAGGGCCTACACCTCCTGGTACTGGAGTTATATATCCAGCAATTTCCTTCACACTATCAAATTCCACATCTCCTACTAATTTGTACttattgtttattaaaactCTTGTTATTCCAACATCAATAATACATGCTCCAGGTTTGACCATTTCTTTAGTAATCAGACCAGGAATACCAGCAGCTACAACTACCAAATCTGCCAATTTTGTAAACTTTTCTAATTCAATGTGTGGAGTATGACGGTGACATATGGTTGTAGTCATATCTAATGCACCTGTTTcatctgtaaaataatttattaca includes these proteins:
- the LOC117602527 gene encoding glyoxylate reductase/hydroxypyruvate reductase; the protein is MLFNFTFFCQSSQSSLRLIAHKIFTRNSSKFSTAINSIKMSRPKVLVTRPDIPTTGLNLLKEQYDVILWEKPEPIPRSVLLSKIQNVDGVYCLLTDKIDNEVLEAAGPQLKVVASMSVGVDHLDLKALKQRNIKVGYTPGILTDATAELTMGLLLATSRRLIEANRAIYKGEWKAWSPTWMCGPGLSGSTVGIVGLGRIGRQVAKCVKGFNVAKILYTSRTIKPEASEFGGEKVEFDALLQNSDFVIVTTALTSETKQMFNKSTFHKMKRSAIFINISRGEVVDQPALVEALKNGTIRAAGLDVMTPEPIPLNSELLTLDNCVILPHIGSAATETREEMSKITAKNIIAVLQGKPNEMPSPLQL
- the LOC117602529 gene encoding mitochondrial thiamine pyrophosphate carrier → MSALLKRNDNNSDHAIAGAASGFITRFCCQPLDVIKIRFQLQVEPITDHHVSKYQSLVQAFYLITKEEGLFALWKGHVPAQLLSIVYGMSQFYSFHMFMKVTDSFPPLNEWIYSTKFVAGAGAGLVATVISFPFDTIRTRLVAQSSKHQVYKGIFHSCSCIVRHESPRVFFYGLLPSLLQIAPHTGLQFAFYGFFTDIYKKYYNETDNNFYNSMMSGSAAGLLAKTAIYPLDLSRKRLQIQGFKHGRTGFGTFFECKGLIDCLKVTFKKEGVKGLFKGLVPSQLKAAATTALHFTAYEQSLVAIQALRSYVSKK